From Solibacillus sp. FSL W7-1464:
GAAACAATGGACAGAAACATTGCATGTAGCGCAATTTCGTATCGCGCGGCCGACGGATCAAATAGAGCAGATTGAACGCTTTTATTGTGAAGGGGTGGGTCTAAAAAAACTTGGAGGCTTTAAAGGGCATCGTGGATATACGGGTATTATGATTGGCTTGCCGGATGCATCGTATCATCTGGAATTTACCGAACATATTGACGGAAGCCCGTGTCCTGCACCGACGGAAGATAATTTACTTGTATTTTATATGCCTGATGTTGAGCAAATTCAAGCAGTGAAGGCTCGACTCGCCAGTA
This genomic window contains:
- a CDS encoding VOC family protein, with product MKQWTETLHVAQFRIARPTDQIEQIERFYCEGVGLKKLGGFKGHRGYTGIMIGLPDASYHLEFTEHIDGSPCPAPTEDNLLVFYMPDVEQIQAVKARLASMGYHEVPPENPYWEEKGVTIADPDGWRIVLMNTEGI